From the genome of Rhizobium oryzihabitans:
CATCCGCGAGGACATAGAGCATATCTGGGCTTGGTACTGGCAATTGCATGCCAGACGCCAGCACGGTGCCAATGGGCCGCAGGCGATCAGCTATCCCGAAATAGCCGCATGGTCTCGCATGACCGGTGAGATGCTTCTGCGCGAGGAAGTCGCAATCCTGATCCGAATGGATGACGGATACCGGAACGCGCTGGCCGAAGAGATGGAGGTGCAGCGGAAGGCGAGGGCGGCGGGTTAGTTTGTGAACTCGCCTCTGTCAGCCTTTGCTGCCTGTTCACGAGTAATGTACCCATTGGCGGCGCAATGATCGCGCAAAGCCTTTGCTGGCGAGCCTTCGCGCGTCAGTGTGGCGCGGCAACCACTGACCATTGTTCTTTCCTGTGAAGCTGCCTCGGCGGCTTGTTTCTGCTGGTACTCACTCCAGGCGAAATACCCGCCTCCCGCGATTATCACGACGCAGGCAGTAGCAATCAGAAATTTCAACCAACCGTCCATTCTGGCTCCCTCTGAGGTTGCCGGAACCATACGCATTGAAACGCCGGAAGGTAAAGCCCTATGGATATCGCGCAGCTCGGCATCGAGGTCCAATCCGGCGGCGTCAAGAGCGCAACCAACGACCTGAAACAGTTCACGAATGCTTCTCGTGTTGCTGAGCGTGCTGCTGCTGGGCTTTCTGACGCATCAGGCAAGTTTTCCACATCTGAGATTGCGGGCATGGCTGCGGCTATGGGCACCGTGGAGAAGACGTCAAATGCAGCCGCTAAGGCACTCGCGGCTGCTTCTCTCGCCGCACAGCGTGCGGGGTCTGTGGGCGCTTCTGGAGTAAAGTCCCTCGGTCAGGCATCCGGTGCTGCTCGCGCTCAGGTGCAGAACCTCTCTTATCAGATGCAGGATATCGTCACGATGATGGCGATGGGGCAGTCGCCTTTCATGCTGCTGGCCCAACAGTTGCCACAGGTGACGCAGAATGGCGGTCAGCTCAACGGCGTATTATCGGCCATCAAGCAGACAATCACCGGTCTGATAAGCCCTCTCGGCTTGGCAACGACTGCGTTTGTGCTGATTGGTAGCGCTGCGGTATCCTATTTCACCGAATGGATGTCCAAAGGTTCAGAGAGCAACAAGATTGCCGAAGAGCAGGCGCGTCTTATCGAAGCTGTTGCTGACGAATGGGGTAAGGCAGTTCCAGCGCTCCAGGCCTACGTCGCAGCGCTCAAGGACGCGAAGAGTGCCGCAGACCTAATCAACGTGACCAATACGCTCGCTGATAACCAGTGGGACTTGGCTCGTCAGCAGGTCCATAATCTGAACGTCGAAATGGGTAACACCATTTCCCTTATGACGCAGGCAGGCGCAGAGAGCGAGACCATCTATTCCTTCCAGAAAGCCTGGGAGGACGTGA
Proteins encoded in this window:
- a CDS encoding phage tail assembly chaperone, with product MLTRREFNERFDKADENPDEPDIREDIEHIWAWYWQLHARRQHGANGPQAISYPEIAAWSRMTGEMLLREEVAILIRMDDGYRNALAEEMEVQRKARAAG